The Balearica regulorum gibbericeps isolate bBalReg1 chromosome 5, bBalReg1.pri, whole genome shotgun sequence genomic interval ggggagagctggggacaGTGCTTGCTAACCTCTCTGGCCCTGGCACTGCCTCATGGTAATTATGTCTTTTAGTCCTGGATCGATGAAGACTACGAGATGGCTGGAGCAAGAGCAGAGGGAGGTGGCATGTCCTGATGGTGGAGCCCCCAGGAGGAGAGCTGCGAGAAGCTGCTTGGGCAGCGGGTACCCTGTTCTGCTAGCACCTCTTGCCGGTGATGGAGCCGTGCCTGCTGTTCAGGGCAGGAGTGACAACCATGCATGCAGGGCAGGCTCCAGACACTCAGAGTCACTACCCCGCTGCTTAACGTGGCCTGATCCTTTGGAGGGACCCTCAGGTGGCCGCTCTTGAGCATCAGCCAGTCAGTGTTGATGGTCTGCAGAGCCATGGGCTCCATCTAGCCCTGTCCCTCCTCTGGGGGCTGCCCCGATGTGACAGGCCCACTGAAAGGCCCTCAGCTGCCTCCTGTCCCTGAGGCTTTCTGCTCTGACCTGGTGGCCCAAAGAGGGAGTAGACCTGTGCGTGTCCCTGCACCTCATCCTGCCTGGGCTGGAGGGCATTTGTGAGTGCaaggggacagggagagctGGCTGGCGAGGGACCTGTCCTGTTCCTTCCCCCCTGCTGTTGTGCTTGCTCCCTGTGGAAAGGACGGGAAGGAAACAGCCTCACAGCTGCTCTGGCCCCTTATCTGGGGCCCTTAATGGCCCTGCAAGTTTCATTGTTAGCTTCCACATTCTCCGGGCCATGTTCCCAGGGGCCGTGCAGAGGTGGGGacccggggctggggaggcatTGCTGGCCGAAGGAATCTGCTGGGGTTGCTGTCTCTCCTCTGTGCCGTCCCACAGAGGCAAACCCTCCTGGTCTGTGCTCGCTGCTCAGTACCAAGGCTGCTTGCGAGGAAGCGAGCCTGTTCACAAGAGCAGGGGCTCAGCTAAATCTCTCCTTGAAGCCAGCGTGCTGGCTCCATCCTCATGCACCCCAAAAAATCTGCCTCTTCTGCGTAGAGATGGTcgagggcaggctggggagctggTGCATAGCAGCATGGCTGCTTGGGCAAGGTCATGTTGTGGAGGATCCCTTCTCTGTAAGGGAGTGTTCCTGTCTTTAAAAGGGCTTGGTGAAATACCACTCTGGAAATGAATCGCAACAAGCCAATGGGGCTTCTGGCTGGGGTTTTGGATGCTCCAGTTGTGTTGGGTTTCTGAATGGTAGAACCATCCCCATGCCTGCTGGAGAAGTCTTGGATGTGGCAGGGAGATGCTCCCCGCTTtcctgggggagaggagaaggaccGGCTCAGTGGTCCAGGCTGCCTTTCCCCAGCGcctggctggctgcagcagcctccgTGCAGTAGGACTCCGTGGGACTGGGCCCTGCAGACCTGCTCTGTGTCCGTGTGGACTGACAGTAACCTTCAGTGAGTCCCAGAAGGTGGAGGATCTGTGTCCCTGCTTGAAGTGGGTGGATGCCCACCAAAGATGGGGAGTGTTTGACTCAAGGGTGAGAGTTGGGATGTGTCAGCACTGTTCCGGGAGGCACCAAGCCTCACTTCCAGAGGATCTCTGATGTGAATCTGTGGGGCAGGTGAGACCTTGGAGCAGCAAGGGTCAGAGCCATCCCTGCATTTCCATAGAAGGCTTGGGGAGTCAATCTGTTGAAAAAAGCCTTAGGGCATACCTCTTGCAAGGTGGGAGGAGTGGAAAGCTGCATGCATGAGCCAGGAGTCATGCCTGGGAGCCTCCAAAAGCCTGCTTGGGCTCCTGAGCCAAGAGTGGTGGGACGCATTCCTCCTGGGGTGAGGACTGGCCGGCGAGCATGCCAGCCCACGTTGATctggggcagggtgctgggagctggagtGCCATGGAGCACGCGTGTGTGCGTGCCACGGCTTCGTCTCTTGCTAGGCACCACGTGAGCGCAAGtagaactgaatttttattgATGAAGGCAGATTACAGGGTGGCGGTGACCAGATGTTCAAatgtgctgcaggcagcctcCAAAGCACTTGGAAAAAATCCACCCTGCTTTGCTGGGCTCAGTCGTGGTGGTGCCATGGTGTCTGATAAGTGCCACGGCTGCCTGTGTCCAAGGCAagctttgggggggggcagagccacAAGGAGGAGTGGACTCACTGGCAGTGGGGGGGGGCCTTTCGGTGAGGGTTCGATCTGGATACACTTGAGATAATgtgagaaattaattaaaaaaaactaaaaagccCTGTTCTGAGCTCATCTGAACCAGCATTTGCTGCAGGCTGGGACTGGAGGGGCAGGGCTTCCAGGGAGTtgtggggctgtgggaggcAGGTGGGGCCGGGCTCTGCGGGGGGACGGTACTGCTCATCCTTTGTCCCAGGCTGCCGTTACAGCTCTGCCAGGGTGGCGGCGGCACTGGGGGAGCGGGCAGAGGCAATGCTGGAGACCGTGGGAAAGCAGTTTCTGTGCCGGCGCCTGGCTCAAACGAGTCCCCACACGCCTGCCATGACTGCACGGGTTTGGGAAAACCTCTGGCGGGCTTGCCGGGACTCGGCTGGGCTGCGCGGGGGGCGGAGGGCTgagcctttgctgctcctctctgctgtgccaTTCCCCCGTTGGTGGGGAACAGTCAGAGATGCTGGGCTCTccggggagctggggggctgctgtgggaacAGCACCGTGTTTGCCACCCCACTGGCCCTCTCCAGATGTGGCTTCATCCCTCAGAGAAGAGGGGGTGGGAGAGAGGAGCCCGTTTCCCTGGTCTGCTGCCTGCCCTACCTTCTGTTTTGAGTTCACTGGTGTGATTTTTGACCTCCTctcctgctgtccctgcagctctcttccctcctgcttCCTCACTGTGGTGGCTGGGCTATTTCTCCCATGACTCTCTGCGTCTAGACCTGGCTGTCCCGTGCCTTTGCCAATCAAACCCGAACTTCCTCCTCCAACAGGTCTGTATGGAAGAGTATTGCCTTTCTCTATCAAAATATGTTGATTGTGGTGTGCTTGTTCACTGTTCTCTTTTGAGAGGGGATGTTGGAGGGGTCCAAGCCAATGCTTGTCCCTAGATTTGTGGGCTGAGGACCTCCTGGGGTGGCTGTAGCCTTGAGAGCCCTGATGAGAACCTGGAGGGTAGTGAGGTTTTGGCAGCAAAGGGGCTCATGGGGTCCCCTTTAGGGGGAGCCTGTCCCACTTCATCCCCTTTCCTGGGCAGGAAGGAGCtgtggagctggggctgcctccCCACCTCTTATCACAccagggaggagggaacagATAAGTGACTCAGCCCTTCCCTGGAGGAAATAATGGGATGTGGGTGACTTCTCATTCTGCGGGAGAGTGTCCTCTGTTCTGCAGCGGGGACAtgccctcccctcctgccaccgACTGCGGgcagcttttcctttcaggGGACActttcctgcagcctgaggagGGCCCTTGTGGGAAGGGGGAACCTCCTCAGCACACAGCAGCCCTTCTGAAcctggctcagccccagctgtTTGGTGTGATGGAGAGGACCTTCTGTCCCCAGAGTGCCACTTCCCAAAGCTTAAatgctggggcagggagtgTCTGAATCGCAcctggggctgtgctgccctgAGACCCTCTTGCCAGCTCTCTGGTGGTGGGTGGGGATGGGTGTTAATGCcataagataatttttttttcttgttctgagtATCTGTCTTAATGAAATCAGTCTCTTCTGACCgctcttctctcctcctttcctcccccaaaTCATGTGCAGTGAAGAGAGGGGCTCCTGCCCTTCTAGGTCACTTTTCTGCCCCTCACCTTGACACCAAGCCGCCTCCGCTTGTGCCTCCCTGTGCCCTccacccctgccctgcccatcCTGGGCACCTATCACCCATGGACGACTCGGAAGTGGAGTCGACCGCCAGCATCCTTGCCTCTGTCAAGGAGCAGGAGGCACAGTTCGAGAAGCTGACCCGGGCGCTTGAGGAGGAGCGGCGCCATGTCTCAGCCCAACTGGAACGAGTCCGGGTCTCCCCACAGGACGCTGGCCCGGGCTTGGCCAATGGCACTCTCACCCGGCGGCACCAGGTAAAAACCCCCCTCGGCAGAGGTGGGTGCGGAGGCTCCCGGAGCCCCCGTCCATGTCAGTCCTGCCTCGGTGGGGGCAGCGCCGGCCTGGCTCCCTTCCTTTGGCCCTCCTTGGGTACGTGAGGTGGAGGAGGGCTAGGCTGGTCTTGTAACGCTGATGGTGCTGTGTGTGCGCTGGGGCTGAAGGTGGTCTGGGGATGTGCAAACCTAAGGGCCTTCTGGGGAGGAGCAGCCAGTCTGGAGGGTCTTGCTACCAGGTCAgctctggtttggttttgtcaaGGTTGGAGGCTGTCTCTATTCAGTACTTGGGCGTCTTTGCTCCCCATCCCACTCAGCTTCttggaaggtggctgaaatgCAAGGGTTGGTGTATAGCgctgtgtgcgtgtgtgtctTCCTCTCGTGATGATGGGCAAGTCCCAGGAGTCTCAACCTATCCCCCAAACAGCCAAACCAGGGCTGGGAGAGATCCCTTTTCTCTACAGGGCTGGAAATGTTGTTTCATCTGCCTTGGCTTGAGGTCTCTCTCCTGTTCTCATTTTCCCAGGCTCTGTTTTGGGCAGGGGTGCTCAGAGGGCTGGTGTGTGGTGTTGTGCAGGAGGCAGATGACTTTCCAGCTGTGGAAGGTGGTGGTGCTAGGAGAGATGTGTGTGTCGGGGAGGGTGGGGGAGTGCAAGAGAGTCAAATGGTGGCACTCTACAATCAGCCGCCGAGCATCCACGCTGTTCCCTGACAGTCCTGGGAGGCCTCTGGGATGTTGCTTGTGGTTCCTATGTGAGAAGATGTGGAAGGTCTCCAGGGCCAtgctgaggagcagggaagggtcTCGGCCATTCCATCAGGAGTGTGTGGGCACCATGGGAGAGCTGGGATGTCTGGAGCGGGGCTGAATGGTGCGTCCTCCAGCTCTTCCTCAGCTGGAATGGGGGGTGGTTTGCTGCATGTTGCACAGACCCCTGGGGAGCGTGCTCCTCTCCTGGGAGTGACACATGGAGCGTGCATTGGGTGCCTGTTGGGTGCAGGGGgcctggcagggaaggggggatgGATATATGGGATCCCAGCAGTGGGAGATCAGCCTAAAAACAGGCCTGCTGTGGTGCTGTGCATTTCAGAACGGCCGTTTCTTGGGCGATGCTGACctggaaaggcagaaatatCCAGATCTGAAGCTCAACGGGCCACAGGTAAGGGGAGCGTAGCCCTCTGGCTGTGGGCAACCTGCTTGCTgggtgggggtgcaggggcagggctctgtggctgggaggggaggacTTGTGTTTCTAATGTGTCTGCCCTGGTTTGAAGGGGCTTTGGGTGTGAAGTTGTTAGTACTTACGTCCTCCCGTGCAAGAGGATATCAAGGGATACCTCCCCACGAGGCGAGATCTCTTGGCTGGCTGACTCCAGGGAGGCCCATGTTTGCCGTGGGAGGCTGACTGCCTGTCCCTTGCTCCCCTCAGGACCACAGCCACCTCTTGTATAGCACAATCCCCAGGATGCAGGACCCAGGCCAGATAGTGGAGGAGACATACACCATGGAGGAGGACCCAGAAGGGGCCATGTCAGTCGTGTCCGTGGAGACATCGGATGATGGCACAACCCGGCGTACAGAGACCACGGTATGGGCCTGGGGAGAGCACGGAGGAACAGGGCTCTGGCCAGGGACCCTGATGGCTGGGGTGCTACAGCCGTGATGTCTGCCAGCTTGCTGTGCTGTGAGCTGAAACAGAGTGTGAAATCTGCCTGGAGTaaggtgctgggctggatggggAATCTGGGGACACAAAGTGTGGTGGATTTCCTGATGGGAGTGTGTCCTGCATCTGTCCTTCTAGGTGAAGAAAGTGGTGAAGACTGTGACCACTCGGACGGTGCAGCAGGTGCCGGTGGGGCCTGATGGGTTACCTTTGGAAACGTCCCCTGTCACCAGCAGCTATGTCCAGACCATGGACAGGAACTTCCGCAAGAATGGCAACGGGGGCCCTGGCAGCTACCTGAGCCAGCCAGGCACAGCCACCCTCCCTCGTAACTATCACTACCCTGATGGCTACGGTCGCCCCTACGAGGATGGCTACCCGGGCAGCGATCACAGCTACGGCAGCCTGTCCCGTGTCACCCGCATTGACGAGCGCTACCGCCCCTCCATGGACACCTATCGGGCCCCCAGCCGTCAGGACATCTACGGCCCCCAGCCTCAAGTGCGTGTCGGGGGCAGCAACATGGACCTCAACCACTTCCACCCTGAGCCGTATGGCCTGGAGGACGACCAGCGCAGCGTGGGTTTTGAAGATGTGGACTACGGGCTTATGTCTGACTACGGCACAGCCAGgcgggcagggaccccctctGATCCTCGACGGCGGCTCAGGTACGCGGCAGGAGGTACTGGGGCAGGGAATGCTATGGGGTCCCTCTAACTTCATCCTCTTCAGCGGAAGGAGGACTGCAGAGACAATACCAGCAGCTGAGTCATGGTCTCATGCAGGAGAAAACTTGCATCCGCTTCTAATTGTCTGCTTAATTGGTGGTTAAAACTTAGTGCTAATTGAGCTGGTCGTCCTGCAGCAAGGAGTTCCACTGGGCGGTTGGATGTAGCTCCAGGCCCTTTCCTATCTGTGCTGCCAGTTCTGCTAGTGGGACGCAGGCTCGTCAGCACCCCAGCCTGGCTTATCCTGCTGGGAACTGTGCCTGACGCGGGTGTGCGGCACAGCCCCGCGTCCAAAGTAGCAGGAGCCTCGTGACCGCGCTCTCGCCGAcctgagagcagccctggggaggagTGCTGAGCCCAGGCTGGGGTGAGCgaggctcagccctgcagcgCCCCGGGGAGCGTTCCTGCCACACGGCTCTCCTGCAGGACAGGGCTGGAGAAGCTGCTCAACCAGTTTGGCAGTAGCAGCTTCTCCCCCTGTTTGTGGGTGATGATCGGCGGCTCCTCCAGCCTGACTGTGCTGAGCAACTGCCCCACCAGGCTGCTGCCGCCACCCTTGGGCAGCCAGAGCAGGGTCTTGGTGGTCCTTTAACTGCCCTGCCAGGTATGCAGCTGGGCTTTCTGGGACGTTACACGCCTGAGGCCATGACTCCTGTGGACTTTCGTCTTGTGCAcaaacactgctgctgcctgcttaaGCCTCTCAGCCTGCTCTGCTTGCTGCCTGGGCTGTCAAGCGGGGTTTGGGGAGGTGCTGAGGTAGGAATGGAGCGAGGGGCTGAGCCTGGGTCCCAGACATGGGGATGGGGCAGTGCCAGCAGGCTAGGATGGATGTACATCTCCTGAGTGTCCCAGGGTGGGACAGGTAAGGCTGAGCACAGGCTGCTGAAGCTCCTAGAGCATAAAacagaggcaggagggaaagacCCAAGGGAAAGAAGGCTCTTGCTAGCCCCTGCGGGAGATCTGCCTGTCTCAAGGCACGTACTGTAAATCCACAGTAGCTCCTGACTGCTGAAGGGACCAAAGGAGGATCTTTGTCCTTTTGGTTTGTGCCAGCACAAGTGTTTCTGTTGCTGTGCTGAACCAGTCAGGGCAGTTGTTCACCCAGATTGATTTCCCCAGCCCGCCTCGCCTCGTGAAGCTCATGCCAGCTAGAGGAGGGCAGGCAAAGCCGcttcccctgctgcctgcacagacTCAAGCAGCCTGCAAGAAGCCAGCATTAATAGTTTTGAGCATGTGGCCATCATGGGTACCCCCTTGGTGAGCAGCTTGGGCAGAAGGGGTTAAGCAGGCACGTTTGACCATAGCTGCTTCgctccagcctggggctgtGGAGGGAGCTAACGCCAGCCAAGACAGAAGGCTCTGGCTTGCAAACCTTCCCTGGGTTCATGTCCTGGCCAGCATGTGGGGGCAGGAGCCCTCCCTAGATGGCCTAGTATGAACTGCTTGGCCTTTGAGACGGGGAGTCCTCTCTGCTGGGCTAGATGGTGTCTGTGCTCCTTCTGCCCCTCCAGATGCTGGAGGACAAGGAGCTAcaggagccaggagctgcaACTGGGTGGGAGACAGGGGACTTGGGTCACAACAGAGGGAGAAGGTCCTGCTTCCAAGCACGGCCAAGGAGCAGGCCTGGTGGAGCTGTCACCTTGTTCTGCAGGGATGGTGCAGGATATGGAAGAGGGGTTGGTGCAGCCCACGATCAGGCTTTCCCTCCCTAGGCAGACCGATAAAGATCGCAGCAATCTGTGGAATCCAGGCACTGTTGAGCTTGGCTTATCCCCTGCCTTCTCAGTTACCATCTGAGCTCAGCTGCCTGGCTTGCAGGAATGGGAACAGGCGAGATCAGCGTCCCCCCTGCCTCAGAGATGTTTGTCTTGAGCAGGGGCCTGGCTGTTAATGACTTCCTTCAGGGAGGCAGCTTGCCAGGCACTCGGGAGATGGAGGAGCGCGTTGGGCCGAGATGCAGCGTGTGCTGGCTGCCATTGGCCGCAAAGAGCACGAGTCTCCTCTCCTGTGGGTCTTCCTgagctccctccctgcaggggaggagggaaggggggtcctgcggcagcagcagggtgtGCTCCCCTCTTCCTGCCAGCCCCGTCTCACctggaggggcaggggggagccaGCTGAATGACCCTCGTGGCTGGGCAGGAGCTCCCTTTTGGGGCACACCAGTCTTGGCATGGGAGCGAGGTCAGCTGCTGGCCGTGGTGACAAGCATCAAGTGGCTTGTTTGCAGCGCTGGCACTTGGCTGGATCTTGCTCCTGCCTTgtcctgctgcagggatggTGTTGGTGGTCAGCGTGGTGCACTGAACGCTGCGTGTCGCAGCAGCCCGGAGTGACTCCCTGGAGCGGCTGGCCTCCTTGGCACCTCTTAGTAGCCAGGCCACGTGGCGAGCAGCATGTTTCGCTGTTGGGACATGCTGAAAGCCAACCTCGTGGCCCGCTGCCACCATCAGCAGTggtgctgtgcaggcagctgtgcaCCAGCACCTGAGGGGATGTGGCTGTGAACGGGCTGCCGCCTGGAGCCGATGGTTTCGGCAAGTCCTGTACCAGCGGCCGTAGGGGAAGCGGCAGCATAAGGAGCAGAACCTGCTGCTGTCTTTTGTTGCAATTTCCCCTGCCTGCTcaggggcaggggggctgcctGCACCTGATTTGGGAGCTCAGAAGGTGGCTGGGGCAGATGTGAGCCAGAGGATGCTACCTCATCTTGGACCCTGGTTGTGCATCCGCAGtgccctggcacagcagggGTGACAGCAGTGGTCAGGACCCTCCATTTAAGTGTGAGGTCCCATCCCCTTCTGTTGGAAATCACTGAATTCCTCTGCCTGGGTGGGGGAAGGATTCTATTGCCAGTGACTGCAAAAATAGGGTGAGAATCTGGGACTTTGTGTGGTGTATGTTCTGGGGGTGTTAAATGCAGCAGTGCAACTTAAGCATATCGCTGGGCACCTGCAGGTAGAAGTTTGACCCCCCTGCATCCTGGGTAAAAATCTTTGTTCTAGCCctgatgctttaaaataatggcAGTGGCTTGGTCTGGCAGCAGCTCgcgtgtcctgggctgctgcGGGGCAGCTGGGGCGGCGGGGTGCAGCGTTGGATACAGccagaggctgcagcagagaaCTGGACGGCCTGAAACTGGACTCTGGGCGCTTGCTGTGCCTGGGCAGTGCTGGTCTAACTGGCCTGGGGAGCTCCTCCGGGACGCGCTCTCCCCGCAGTCTGTTGCGGTATGAACTTGCCCTCTAGTGGCTGCGGGCCCGAAGGGGTTTTGTGCCTCTGGGGCCAGCGCCCGCCTCTGTGGAGGTTATCCAGAGAGCAGGATTCAGCCTCTGACCCTAAGCTAAAGCCAGTGGGTGGTGGGCAGGGACTGGAATAGCTGTTGAGGCTGCCTTCTCCTGGGGAACAACCGCCTGCTTGCTCAGCAGGTCTGGGGACACGTGGAGGGCGGCTCCTGCAGCCACGGACTCCAGCTGGACCCTATGTGGGGAGCAGGAAGGTGCCCTGACACCGCTCTGCCGCCAGATTCCCAGCCCTTGATGGGGCTCTGCCGCCAGATTCCCAGCCCTTGATGGGGCTCTGCCGCCAGATTCCCAGCCCTTGATGGGGCTCTGCCGCCAGATTCCCAGCCCTTGATGGGGCTCTGCCGCCAGATTCCCAGCCCTTGATGGGGCTCTGCCGCCAGATTCCCAGCCCTTGATGGGGCTCTGCCGCCAGATTCCCAGCCCTTGATGGGGCTCTGCCGCCAGATTCCCAGCCCTTGATGGGGCTCTGCCCGGTGCACTCCAGCAGGGTAGTGGCGACTAGACGCTGTGTGCACTTCAGCCTATCTTCTGGTGTGTGGGAGGGAGCACAGCATCCCCCCCAGGTGTAGGGCCCGTGCTGATGGCTGCTGTCTTCTCTCCTAGGAGTTATGAAGACAtgctggtggatgaagtggcccCTGACCGGTACTACTGGGCCCCCCTGGCTCAGCACGAGCGGGGTAGCTTGGCTAGTCTGGACAGCCTGCGGAAGGGCGGTCCGGTCCCAGGTAACTGGCGCCAGCCAGAACTGCCGGAGGTAATAGCCATGCTGAGCTTCCGGCTGGATGCCGTCAAGTCCAACGCAGCTGCCTACCTGCAGCACCTCTGCTACCGTAACGACAAGGTGAAGACAGAGGTGCGCAAGCTAAAGGGTATTCCTGTGCTGGTGGGACTGCTAGACCACCCCAAGAAAGAGGTACACTACGGTGCCTGTGGAGCCCTCAAGAACATTTCCTTCGGCAAGGACCAAGACAATAAGATTGCCATCAAGAACTGTGATGGGGTACCTGCTCTGGTGCGTCTGTTGCGGAAGGCCCATGACATGGACCTCACGGAGGTCATCACAGGTAATGGctccagggaggggaggagaggctAATCCCTTGGGTGAGGGATGCACAGTGCAGGTTTTTAAGCCCCCATCGTCTGATCACCTCCTGCTTGTGGCATTACAGGAACACTGTGGAACCTGTCCTCGCACGACTCCATCAAGATGGCCATCGTGGATCATGCACTACATGCCCTGACCGATGAGGTTGTCATTCCCCGCTCAGGCTGGGAGCGGGAGCCCAATGAGGATTCCAAACCCCGCCATATCGAGTGGGAGTCAGTGCTCACCAACACCGCTGGCTGCCTTAGGTACAGCAGGGGGGCtaccagctgctggcagagagctGGTGTGGGTTGGGGCCGCTGTAACGCTCCTTCCTGGCTGCTCCTGCTAGTTTTCTGGGACTGCCAAAAGGAggtctgcagaggagctgctctaCTAGGACAGCTACTGGTGATCCTAGTCCTTGATTTTGGAGGTGTTCCTCTCAGCggaggggagctgcaggagTCTTTCTCGGGTTTGAGCTCTGCTGGGTGTGGGCTGTTCCTTGCCTGCCCTCAGCCGTCTCTCCCATGATggtcctctcctgcctgccaggaACGTGAGCTCAGAGCGGAGCGAGGCCCGTCGGAAGCTGCGGGAATGTGACGGGCTGGTGGATGCCCTGATCTACATCATCCAGTCTGAGATCGGCCAGAAGGACTCGGACAGCAAGGTACCGCAATAGGGGTGTTGTTCGGGCACACGTAGAGCTTTGCTCTTGTCAGCGAGCTGCAGCAGTGCTCTGCTGGTCATGGTGGCTGAAGCTGGATTCATCCCAAGACGGATAAAGAATGCGTGAGGGGAATCTTCACCAGGGAGGGCTTTGGTCTGACAGGACCAGCTTGGGAAAACTCAGTCCAGGCTCGTGCTTTTCCACAGTCTCCACTTGGGAAGAGAGCTTGCGTGGCGTGTGACCTGGGTACCGTTTGACCGGGAGGTGTCAGGCACTCGGCCTGCAGTAGGAACGTTGGCCCTCCCAACAGGGATCTAGTGGTGGTGTCACTCATCCCCACGTGGGTATCTCCTAGCTCGGGGCTCCCTGACCTGCCTTGATGAGGCATTGGCTTGAATTTTCCTTGTGATTTTCCTTGGACCTGCTTGTGCTTATGGCAGAGAGATTCTTGACCCAGAGTGCAGtcatcccagcagagctggccatGCCTGCTTTGGGATGGGCTATGCTCCAGCTGAGGTGGAGTTCCACATCCCCCTGGTTCCAGTTCAGCCCCCCCTTGGCCTGGCTCTGGGTTGCAGACTGTGGTGGGGCCCCTGCTTAGAGACACGGGGTGGGCACGTGCTGCTCTGAGTCAACCTGTCTGCCTTTCTCTCTAGCTGGTGGAGAACTGTGTGTGCCTGCTGAGAAACTTGTCCTACCAAGTGCACCGTGAGATCCCCCACGCTGAGCGCTACCAGGAGACACCTCCGGCCCCTGCCAGCAATGCTGGGCCCCATGCTGCGAGCTGCTTTGGCGCCAAGAAGGGCAAAGGTTCGTTGGGTGGCAGCAGCATGGAGGGAGGTGGGATAAAGACAGATCTACTAGAGTGGAGCTTGAGGGTGGTCGGGGGTCTCTGTGCTCGTACTCTGGCATCTCTTGTGTGAAGGCTAAGCTGCAGCTTTCTCTGGAGACGCAGTGGTCCGTGCCTCCCCTGGCTTTGGGAGCTACTGCTTGGCTTACCCAAAGCATTTGACACAAGCTAATGGTGGGTTTCTGTGGTGGTGGGATGGTGATGGATAGAAGTCCACTAACTCCAcaccttcccttttctcccgTGTtgccccttccccttccctttgctttcttgCCAAATGATCTACCTCATGATGCTGTCGGCacttctctcctcctgcctcccctctcTCCTGTCCTTCTCTCCGCTTCGCCAATAGACGAATGGTTCTCCAGAGGTGAGTGTGctcttggttttaatttttccgTGG includes:
- the CTNND1 gene encoding catenin delta-1 isoform X2, which codes for MDDSEVESTASILASVKEQEAQFEKLTRALEEERRHVSAQLERVRVSPQDAGPGLANGTLTRRHQNGRFLGDADLERQKYPDLKLNGPQDHSHLLYSTIPRMQDPGQIVEETYTMEEDPEGAMSVVSVETSDDGTTRRTETTVKKVVKTVTTRTVQQVPVGPDGLPLETSPVTSSYVQTMDRNFRKNGNGGPGSYLSQPGTATLPRNYHYPDGYGRPYEDGYPGSDHSYGSLSRVTRIDERYRPSMDTYRAPSRQDIYGPQPQVRVGGSNMDLNHFHPEPYGLEDDQRSVGFEDVDYGLMSDYGTARRAGTPSDPRRRLRSYEDMLVDEVAPDRYYWAPLAQHERGSLASLDSLRKGGPVPGNWRQPELPEVIAMLSFRLDAVKSNAAAYLQHLCYRNDKVKTEVRKLKGIPVLVGLLDHPKKEVHYGACGALKNISFGKDQDNKIAIKNCDGVPALVRLLRKAHDMDLTEVITGTLWNLSSHDSIKMAIVDHALHALTDEVVIPRSGWEREPNEDSKPRHIEWESVLTNTAGCLRNVSSERSEARRKLRECDGLVDALIYIIQSEIGQKDSDSKLVENCVCLLRNLSYQVHREIPHAERYQETPPAPASNAGPHAASCFGAKKGKDEWFSRGKKLPEDPGADTVDFPKRTTPAKGYELLFQPEVIRIYISLLKESKTPAILEASAGAIQNLCAGSWTYGRYIRSALRQEKGLSAIADLLTHDSERVVKAASGALRNLAVDLRNKELIGKHAIPNLVKNLPGGQQTPAKNLSEDTVVSILNTINEVIVDNLEAAKKLRETQGIEKLVLINKSGNRSEREVRAAALVLQTIWGYKELRKPLEKEGWKKSDFQVNLSNASRTQGGNSFDDSTLPLIDRNQKTDKKSSREEIQMSNMGPDNYSTLNERDHSRTLDRSGDLGDTEPVKAAPLMEEGQESQPEVEEAEEDAAVFSPVSQKI
- the CTNND1 gene encoding catenin delta-1 isoform X3 encodes the protein MDDSEVESTASILASVKEQEAQFEKLTRALEEERRHVSAQLERVRVSPQDAGPGLANGTLTRRHQNGRFLGDADLERQKYPDLKLNGPQDHSHLLYSTIPRMQDPGQIVEETYTMEEDPEGAMSVVSVETSDDGTTRRTETTVKKVVKTVTTRTVQQVPVGPDGLPLETSPVTSSYVQTMDRNFRKNGNGGPGSYLSQPGTATLPRNYHYPDGYGRPYEDGYPGSDHSYGSLSRVTRIDERYRPSMDTYRAPSRQDIYGPQPQVRVGGSNMDLNHFHPEPYGLEDDQRSVGFEDVDYGLMSDYGTARRAGTPSDPRRRLRSYEDMLVDEVAPDRYYWAPLAQHERGSLASLDSLRKGGPVPGNWRQPELPEVIAMLSFRLDAVKSNAAAYLQHLCYRNDKVKTEVRKLKGIPVLVGLLDHPKKEVHYGACGALKNISFGKDQDNKIAIKNCDGVPALVRLLRKAHDMDLTEVITGTLWNLSSHDSIKMAIVDHALHALTDEVVIPRSGWEREPNEDSKPRHIEWESVLTNTAGCLRNVSSERSEARRKLRECDGLVDALIYIIQSEIGQKDSDSKLVENCVCLLRNLSYQVHREIPHAERYQETPPAPASNAGPHAASCFGAKKGKDEWFSRGKKLPEDPGADTVDFPKRTTPAKGYELLFQPEVIRIYISLLKESKTPAILEASAGAIQNLCAGSWTYGRYIRSALRQEKGLSAIADLLTHDSERVVKAASGALRNLAVDLRNKELIGKHAIPNLVKNLPGGQQTPAKNLSEDTVVSILNTINEVIVDNLEAAKKLRETQGIEKLVLINKSGNRSEREVRAAALVLQTIWGYKELRKPLEKEGWKKSDFQVNLSNASRTQGGNSFDDSTLPLIDRNQKTDKKSSREEIQMSNMGPDNYSTLNERDHSRTLDRSGDLGDTEPVKAAPLMEEGQESQPEVEEAEEDAAVFSPVSKI
- the CTNND1 gene encoding catenin delta-1 isoform X1, coding for MDDSEVESTASILASVKEQEAQFEKLTRALEEERRHVSAQLERVRVSPQDAGPGLANGTLTRRHQNGRFLGDADLERQKYPDLKLNGPQDHSHLLYSTIPRMQDPGQIVEETYTMEEDPEGAMSVVSVETSDDGTTRRTETTVKKVVKTVTTRTVQQVPVGPDGLPLETSPVTSSYVQTMDRNFRKNGNGGPGSYLSQPGTATLPRNYHYPDGYGRPYEDGYPGSDHSYGSLSRVTRIDERYRPSMDTYRAPSRQDIYGPQPQVRVGGSNMDLNHFHPEPYGLEDDQRSVGFEDVDYGLMSDYGTARRAGTPSDPRRRLRSYEDMLVDEVAPDRYYWAPLAQHERGSLASLDSLRKGGPVPGNWRQPELPEVIAMLSFRLDAVKSNAAAYLQHLCYRNDKVKTEVRKLKGIPVLVGLLDHPKKEVHYGACGALKNISFGKDQDNKIAIKNCDGVPALVRLLRKAHDMDLTEVITGTLWNLSSHDSIKMAIVDHALHALTDEVVIPRSGWEREPNEDSKPRHIEWESVLTNTAGCLRNVSSERSEARRKLRECDGLVDALIYIIQSEIGQKDSDSKLVENCVCLLRNLSYQVHREIPHAERYQETPPAPASNAGPHAASCFGAKKGKDEWFSRGKKLPEDPGADTVDFPKRTTPAKGYELLFQPEVIRIYISLLKESKTPAILEASAGAIQNLCAGSWTYGRYIRSALRQEKGLSAIADLLTHDSERVVKAASGALRNLAVDLRNKELIGKHAIPNLVKNLPGGQQTPAKNLSEDTVVSILNTINEVIVDNLEAAKKLRETQGIEKLVLINKSGNRSEREVRAAALVLQTIWGYKELRKPLEKEGWKKSDFQVNLSNASRTQGGNSFDDSTLPLIDRNQKTDKKSSREEIQMSNMGPDNYSTLNERDHSRTLDRSGDLGDTEPVKAAPLMEEGQESQPEVEEAEEDAAVFSPVSVCPAVSCPI